Below is a window of Mucilaginibacter ginkgonis DNA.
TCCCGAACGAATATGTGACCAATCTTTCGGAGAGGTATAATCTATATACAGAAATATCTAAACTGGAGAACGAGGCCGAACTTGTGACATTTGAGCAACAGTTGCATGACCGTTTCGGGCCGATACCTCAACCGGTAACGGATCTGTTAAACACCGTTCGGTTGCAATGGCTGGGCAAAGCCATCGGCTTTGAAAAGATATCGCTTAAAAAAAACGTACTGCGGGGTTATTTCATCAGCAACCAGCAGTCGCCATATTTTGAAACTGAAGCTTTTAAGCAGGTGCTAAACTATGTGCAGTACAACCCGCGCCGGGTGAATATGAAAGAAGTTAAAAACACGCTCCGCATTAGTATAGAAGGTGTAATGAGCATTACAGACGCCGTAGGATTGTTGAGCGAGATAGTGGGCGAAGTAACAGCTTAACTATTCCCCAACCAACCTGTAGATTTCCTTTAAATTTCGCCCTTGCTCTTTATAGTCCAGGCCGTAACCAACCACAAATTCATTGGCTATCTCGAATCCGGTGTAGGCCAATTCAGGTATTTGTATTTCGATAGCATCGGGTTTGGACAATAAAGTGCAAACTTTGATGGATGCCGGTTTTAAAACTTTTAGCCGCTCTACCAGGTAAGCCAAAGTATTGCCCGAGTCGATAATGTCTTCTGCAACAATGACGTGCCGGTCGCGAATATCTACGGCCAGTTCAATATCGCTGCGCACGTTCCGGGTTGTAGTGGTGCCGCCAAAGTAAGAAGCGAGTTTGGTAAACGTAACTTCACAAGGGATATCCACAGCACGCAGCAAATCTGCCATAAATATAAAGCTCCCATTAAGCACGCCTAAGAATAACGGGCTTTTACCATTATAGTCGCGGCTCAATTCGCGGCCCAAAGCCTCTATACGGTTTTGTATTTCTAATTGGGTGATCAGCGTTTCAAACTCCAGGTCGGCTACCTTTACTTTCATAATTCAAAGCTATTATTTAAATAAACCTGCACCCTCAATTAACTGTATCTTTACACTCTTATTATGGAATACCAGGTTTATACCTTGCCGAATGGGCTCCGTTTACTGCATCATCCCGTAAATTCTAACATCACCCATTGCTGCATCGTTATCAATGCCGGCTCGCGCGATGAAAAGCCGGGCCAGGACGGTCTGGCGCACTTTATTGAACACCTGATATTTAAACACACCAAACGACGGAATACTTCGCAGATTTTAAACCGTCTGGAACTGGTTGGTGCCGACTTAAACGCTTATACTACTAAAGAATACACTTGTGTGCATGCTTCTTTTTTAAATGAGCACTTAGAGCGTACGCTCGACCTTTTTGAGGACATTGTTTTCCATTCTACCTTCCCCGAAAATGAAATTGAAAAAGAGCGCGGTGTGATCCTTGATGAGATAGCGTCTTACCTTGATCAGCCCGAAGAAGCCATCCAGGACGATTTCGAAGGCCTTTTATTTGAAGGGCACAGCATGGGCTGCAATATATTAGGCGCGCCCGAAAGTGTGTCTGCACTATCGCAGCAAAATATCAAAGACTTTATTGCAGAGAATTACCTTCCGTCGCAGATAGTGATAGGTGTATCGGGTAAATACCCGCCTGCGAAACTCACTAAGTTGGCAGAGAAATATTTCGGTCACCTGGCTTCCTCAGTTCCTGATAAAAAGCGCGTCGCCCCGCCGGTTTCAAAGCCCCAGCTTGTAAAGGCGGCAAAGCCAATCAATCAGACGCATTGCATTATGGGTTTGCAGGCATACCCATCAAATCACCCGCTTAAAAGCGCTTTGCTGCTGTTGAACAACCTTTTGGGCGGTATGGGTATGAGCAGCCGCTTGAACATGGAGATCCGCGAAAAATACGGAATTGCCTATACTATTGAATCGTCTTACGTGCCTTTTACAGATACCGGCATCTTTAACATTTACTTTGGCACAGATGCCGAAAAAGCAGAAAGGGCATTGAAACTGGTGGGTAAAGAATTGAAAAAGCTGCGCGACAATAAGTTAGGGACAATACAGTTGCAGCAGGCTAAACAAAAGTTTTGCGGACAAATAGCGCTGGCCGAAGAGGGCCGAATGAGCTTGGTGATTTCCATGACCAAAAGCCTTCTTGATTTTAACCGGGTAGATTCTTTGGACGAAGTTATGGCTAAAATAAATGCTGTCACTGCCGATGAATTGCTGGAGATCAGCAACGAACTGCTCGATGAGTCTAAGATGGTTACGCTGATCTTTGAACCTGAAGAGGAGACAAAAAGTTAGATTTAACAAATGTCATGCTGAGGTACTCAAGCATCGGCATTTACATTGTCCATTACGCCAAGCTTTAAATACGCGAGCGTTACGTTTACCTTCATTAATACTGGCGATAATAACTTATTAGGTTTTATTCTCCACCAAAAAAACCTTCGCTTCATAAACATCACCCAGCACCTCAACCCAACCACAAATGCACGCTTTAAGTCTGCCACTTTTTAAAAGATATTGCGCTTGCTGAAAGATAAATTGTTGGTCGAATTCGGGTGTCACATAAAAGGCATGCTCGCCTTTAAAACCGTTACGGATACAAATTTCGCCAATAACGATATTGGGCAATGTATAAACAAACAGTGCAGGGCTTGGTACGTCCTGTGCAGAGTGCCAGTACTTGATATCCGCGTCGAGGCTCGAATTCGCGTTGGATAAGATTACACCAACCTCTTCTGCAGCGTAAAATTTAATATTGGTATCGCTCAACAAAACCTCCGCCGCAAGGAAACCCAACTTGCTCAGATTGTCCATCTTATAAAACTTTGGATAATTGATACCCAGGCTTTTATAATGGGACGCTAAAAACTCATGTGTGCTGGTTGGCATCTCCTCAAAGACCACAGCATCTTTTTTCACAACAGTGCTATTGCTGATAGTACAGGAATCGGTGATATGTGGCTGGCCGGACATCATTATTTACTAAGGATTAAAGCAGCGTTACATCCTCCAAAACCTGATGCCGTTTTTAACGCGTGTTTTATCTCTGCCGTCTTGTTAGTCGTGTTGATGCTTATAGGCGATGTCCCGGTTTCCTCAAAACCTAAAGTCGCGGTGATTAAGCTATGGCGCATACTTTCGGCGGCAAGTATGCTTTCGATCAACCCTGCTGCACCAAGCGTATGGCCATAAAAAGCTTTAACACCGACGGTAGGCACGTGCTGTAAACCGGCGTTGGTAATGGCTTTTGCTTCCATATCATCGTTATAGGGTGTAGCTGTGCCGTGGGCCGATATCGTATCGATGTCGCAGCTTGCTAACTCTGCTTCGTTCATGGCTTGTTGTATGGCAAACTCCAATTCCTCTCCGGTACGCGACGGTCCTGAAATATGGTTAGCGTCGTCAGATACTGCGCCGCCAGTTATCCTGATGTAGCCTGCATACTTTTCATCTCCGGATAAAATAACCGTTGCCGCGCCCTCGCCTAAATTTAATCCGTTGCGGCTGGCATCAAATGGTTTACAGCGTTCGCTGCTCAAAGCCTGGAAAGATTGAAACCCCGACACAACAAACTTTGATACAACATCTGCCCCGGTAACAACCACACTTTGATAAACACCGGATTTGATCAGCCGCGCGGCTGTAATAATAGCCATCACGCCTGAAATACACGCGTTTGAAATTATGATGGGTTGAGTTCCAAAACCGAAATAATCGGCCACTAACTTGGCAGACGTATTTAAGGATATGCGTTGCTGAAGTTCGGCCGTATTATCGTTTGTCTCGAGCAGACTGATGTTGCCTTTGGTTGTAGAAATGATCAACCCTGTTGTTGAACTTTTGGGGTCGATACCTGTGCCGCTTAACGCTTGTTGAACCGAAGCGATCAGCAGCTGTTCAAATTTGGTGTAATTAACGTTACTGCTTAATATTTGCCGCTCTTTGGGGAACAAAGATGCCGCGAGCTGAACATCGGAAAGGTCGGGGCGGTCATGAACCTGAACGCCGGAGATGCCCTTTCTTATACTCACGAAGTTTACAGCGGTGGTGTCGCCCAGGGGCGAGAAAATATTGTCGGCAACCAGGTATACGTGCTTTGCCATCTATCAGTCGGAAATAAATATTTTTAGTTCTGCACTCGCAATTAATTCACTATAGCAAAAAACCTTGCCCCAAACAACCGTTACACCCATAACCTCATCAACTACATTAACTTCTGTTAAAAGTTGATCTCCTTGTGTAGGTAATCTTAAAACCTCAAAATTGTTTACCGCGCCGATAAACCCTTTTTTAACCGGCTCGTTGTTTTGACTAGCAATGAACCCGGCATATGCGGCAGCAGTTTGCGCCATATTTTCTAGCAATCCGCCTTCCTGAAAAATGCCATTGATGCACATCGGATTATCGCCAATAATTTCAAACGAAGTTTTAGCGCTTTTATCATCAGCAAAAACCAACCCGTTAACCATCACAAATGGCTGCTGCTGCGGAATCAGAGTAGTGGCATCTTGTGGAAACATAATTTAAGAATATAGTCCGCCGTTTACAGAGATCACCTGACCTGTGATGTAGCCTGCTTCGGGCGAAGCCAGGAAAACCGCAGCATGGGCCACTTCATCCGGCGTACCAAAGCGCCTTACAGGTATTAAATTTTTTAACTCCTTTTCGTCCAGGCCTTCGGTCATATCAGTCTTGATAAATCCCGGCGCAATGGCGTTTACCGTGATTCCCTGGCGGCCTACTTCCTGCGCAAGTGCCTTGGTGGCACCGATGACACCGGCCTTCGCAGCCGAATAATTGGCTTGCCCCGGTTGACCTTTTAAACCTGATAGTGAAACCACGTTGATGATGCGACCGTAACGGTTCATCATCATATTTTCCAGAACAAGTTTGGTTGTGTAGAAAAAGCTGTTGAGGTTGGTATCCATTACGCCACTCCACTGCTCATCTGTCATCCAGGTCAGCAAACTGTCTCCACGGATGCCGGCATTATTAACCAGCACCTCTATGTGATGACCTGTATGCGCTTCTATCCAGCCACCTAGTTTACCGCGAATGTCTTCTTTATCGGCTACGTCGAATTGCAATAGTTCGCCTGTGCCGTTATTTTGTTGAATGGCGCTAAGTGTACTCTCTGCTTCTGTGGTATT
It encodes the following:
- a CDS encoding 3-hydroxyacyl-ACP dehydratase encodes the protein MFPQDATTLIPQQQPFVMVNGLVFADDKSAKTSFEIIGDNPMCINGIFQEGGLLENMAQTAAAYAGFIASQNNEPVKKGFIGAVNNFEVLRLPTQGDQLLTEVNVVDEVMGVTVVWGKVFCYSELIASAELKIFISD
- a CDS encoding beta-ketoacyl-[acyl-carrier-protein] synthase family protein produces the protein MAKHVYLVADNIFSPLGDTTAVNFVSIRKGISGVQVHDRPDLSDVQLAASLFPKERQILSSNVNYTKFEQLLIASVQQALSGTGIDPKSSTTGLIISTTKGNISLLETNDNTAELQQRISLNTSAKLVADYFGFGTQPIIISNACISGVMAIITAARLIKSGVYQSVVVTGADVVSKFVVSGFQSFQALSSERCKPFDASRNGLNLGEGAATVILSGDEKYAGYIRITGGAVSDDANHISGPSRTGEELEFAIQQAMNEAELASCDIDTISAHGTATPYNDDMEAKAITNAGLQHVPTVGVKAFYGHTLGAAGLIESILAAESMRHSLITATLGFEETGTSPISINTTNKTAEIKHALKTASGFGGCNAALILSK
- a CDS encoding M16 family metallopeptidase, encoding MEYQVYTLPNGLRLLHHPVNSNITHCCIVINAGSRDEKPGQDGLAHFIEHLIFKHTKRRNTSQILNRLELVGADLNAYTTKEYTCVHASFLNEHLERTLDLFEDIVFHSTFPENEIEKERGVILDEIASYLDQPEEAIQDDFEGLLFEGHSMGCNILGAPESVSALSQQNIKDFIAENYLPSQIVIGVSGKYPPAKLTKLAEKYFGHLASSVPDKKRVAPPVSKPQLVKAAKPINQTHCIMGLQAYPSNHPLKSALLLLNNLLGGMGMSSRLNMEIREKYGIAYTIESSYVPFTDTGIFNIYFGTDAEKAERALKLVGKELKKLRDNKLGTIQLQQAKQKFCGQIALAEEGRMSLVISMTKSLLDFNRVDSLDEVMAKINAVTADELLEISNELLDESKMVTLIFEPEEETKS
- the fabG gene encoding 3-oxoacyl-ACP reductase FabG, giving the protein MKCALVTGGSRGIGKAICLRMAAMGYHVLVNFKSNTTEAESTLSAIQQNNGTGELLQFDVADKEDIRGKLGGWIEAHTGHHIEVLVNNAGIRGDSLLTWMTDEQWSGVMDTNLNSFFYTTKLVLENMMMNRYGRIINVVSLSGLKGQPGQANYSAAKAGVIGATKALAQEVGRQGITVNAIAPGFIKTDMTEGLDEKELKNLIPVRRFGTPDEVAHAAVFLASPEAGYITGQVISVNGGLYS
- a CDS encoding 3-oxoacyl-ACP synthase produces the protein MKKDAVVFEEMPTSTHEFLASHYKSLGINYPKFYKMDNLSKLGFLAAEVLLSDTNIKFYAAEEVGVILSNANSSLDADIKYWHSAQDVPSPALFVYTLPNIVIGEICIRNGFKGEHAFYVTPEFDQQFIFQQAQYLLKSGRLKACICGWVEVLGDVYEAKVFLVENKT
- the hpt gene encoding hypoxanthine phosphoribosyltransferase, which codes for MKVKVADLEFETLITQLEIQNRIEALGRELSRDYNGKSPLFLGVLNGSFIFMADLLRAVDIPCEVTFTKLASYFGGTTTTRNVRSDIELAVDIRDRHVIVAEDIIDSGNTLAYLVERLKVLKPASIKVCTLLSKPDAIEIQIPELAYTGFEIANEFVVGYGLDYKEQGRNLKEIYRLVGE